A part of Vibrio sp. B1FLJ16 genomic DNA contains:
- a CDS encoding YecA family protein translates to MSEITLPEYQSIAAELKSASLAVSPAELHGLLVGMLSGGLAIDDQTWQPILFDYTNEGMGWPTTALTFAQSVFKVTVDELTGSSMELSLLLPDEPGEEGLFALADGLSDFVNHFISGLGLGGITLNKASDDAKEALADLEEIAKLGIDEEDDLGEQAQLLEQVIEHVKACVLTIHAEFGVRPESSDSKPTIH, encoded by the coding sequence ATGAGTGAAATCACCCTTCCGGAATACCAATCTATTGCCGCTGAATTGAAATCTGCAAGTCTGGCAGTTAGTCCAGCTGAATTGCACGGATTGCTTGTCGGTATGTTAAGTGGTGGATTGGCGATTGACGATCAGACCTGGCAGCCAATTTTGTTTGATTACACCAATGAGGGCATGGGATGGCCAACAACGGCTCTAACGTTTGCACAAAGTGTGTTTAAAGTTACTGTGGATGAGCTGACAGGCTCTTCAATGGAGTTGTCGTTGCTATTGCCAGATGAGCCAGGCGAAGAAGGTTTATTTGCACTGGCAGATGGTTTATCTGATTTCGTTAATCATTTTATCTCAGGACTTGGCTTAGGTGGTATTACACTGAACAAAGCGTCCGACGATGCCAAAGAAGCATTGGCTGATTTAGAAGAAATCGCCAAACTGGGTATTGATGAAGAAGATGATTTGGGCGAGCAGGCACAATTGCTGGAACAAGTCATCGAGCATGTTAAAGCTTGCGTACTCACGATCCATGCAGAGTTTGGTGTGCGCCCTGAAAGTAGTGACAGTAAACCAACGATTCACTAA
- a CDS encoding cell division protein ZapA encodes MSNQAIDVEILGKVTRVNCPTGQEESLVAAAKDLDRRLKEMSDRTKVTNEIQLLTFAALNICYELQTKSYESSGQQQEMTERMEKLTASLENALSKVTQGQQ; translated from the coding sequence ATGAGCAATCAAGCGATCGACGTTGAAATACTAGGCAAAGTAACACGAGTGAACTGTCCTACTGGACAAGAAGAATCTCTCGTTGCAGCAGCAAAAGATCTTGATCGCCGATTGAAAGAGATGAGCGATCGTACTAAGGTAACCAATGAAATTCAGTTGCTGACATTTGCCGCATTGAACATTTGTTATGAATTGCAGACTAAATCATACGAGTCAAGTGGCCAACAGCAAGAAATGACTGAGCGAATGGAAAAGCTCACTGCGTCGTTAGAAAACGCACTAAGTAAAGTTACGCAAGGACAGCAGTAG
- a CDS encoding LysR family transcriptional regulator ArgP — protein MRGLDYKWIEALDAVVYQGSFERAADNLFISQSAISQRIKQLEKFLAQPVLIREQPPKPTPIGKKLLGLYRRVRLLEHEILPELKNDSSTRPVQLSLATNADSLATWLLPALQGVMKTRQVELKLAIYGESRSIEKLKSGEVAGAISLESQPIPGCRADYLGRIDYVCVANPEFYQRYFSEGVNNQTLSHAPAVSYDQYDELHKKFLTEHFNIRPDSVIHHNISSSEAFLKMALAGVAYCLIPRLQITDELEQGTLIDITPGFLMTYRIYWHHWQLETGVLQEISQAIVRYAQRHLPQ, from the coding sequence ATGCGCGGACTGGACTATAAATGGATTGAAGCGTTAGATGCGGTAGTCTATCAAGGAAGCTTTGAGCGAGCTGCAGATAATCTTTTTATCTCGCAATCAGCTATCTCTCAGCGTATCAAACAGTTAGAAAAGTTTCTTGCCCAACCTGTATTAATTCGTGAGCAGCCACCGAAACCGACCCCGATCGGTAAGAAGCTTTTGGGATTGTATCGTCGCGTTCGTTTGCTGGAACATGAAATTCTGCCGGAATTAAAAAATGACAGCAGTACTCGCCCAGTTCAGTTATCACTTGCCACAAACGCCGACAGTTTAGCCACATGGTTACTGCCCGCTCTGCAGGGGGTGATGAAGACGCGTCAGGTTGAACTAAAACTCGCTATCTATGGTGAATCCCGATCTATTGAGAAGCTTAAAAGTGGGGAAGTGGCTGGCGCAATCAGTTTGGAATCACAACCAATACCAGGCTGTCGGGCAGACTACCTGGGTCGTATCGATTATGTTTGTGTTGCGAATCCGGAATTTTATCAGCGCTATTTTTCTGAAGGTGTAAATAACCAAACGCTCTCACATGCTCCCGCAGTTTCCTACGATCAATATGATGAACTGCATAAGAAGTTTCTCACGGAGCACTTCAATATACGACCGGATAGCGTTATTCATCATAACATCAGCAGCTCTGAAGCGTTTTTAAAAATGGCGCTGGCTGGTGTCGCGTATTGTTTGATTCCCAGGTTGCAGATCACTGATGAACTGGAGCAAGGAACGTTGATTGATATCACCCCCGGATTCTTGATGACCTACCGGATTTACTGGCACCACTGGCAGTTGGAGACGGGCGTTCTGCAAGAAATTTCCCAAGCCATCGTGCGTTATGCACAGCGTCATTTACCTCAGTAA
- the mscS gene encoding small-conductance mechanosensitive channel MscS, whose product MAGESTGIDTTLTDGLNQAEKWFSNNSDLLIQYGVNIISALIILFIGNIIVKAVAGSVAKVLEKKHMDKAVVEFIHGLVRYLLFVIVLIAALGRVGVQTASVVAVIGAAGLAVGLALQGSLSNFAAGVLIVAFRPFKSGDYVEIGGVAGSVEAIQIFQTVLKTPDNKMVVVPNSSVIGGAITNYSRHSTRRVDLVIGVSYKADLQLTKKVIRETLEKDPRILKDPDMTIGVLALADSSVNFVVRPWVKTADYWPVYFDSMQGIKEALDANGIEIPFPQMDVHLNRVEA is encoded by the coding sequence ATGGCAGGTGAATCGACTGGTATCGATACCACTTTAACTGACGGGTTGAATCAAGCAGAGAAGTGGTTTTCAAACAACTCAGACCTACTTATTCAGTACGGTGTAAACATTATTTCAGCACTGATTATCCTGTTTATCGGTAATATTATCGTTAAAGCAGTCGCTGGCAGCGTAGCAAAAGTACTAGAAAAGAAACATATGGATAAGGCGGTTGTGGAGTTTATTCACGGCCTTGTTCGTTATTTATTATTTGTTATCGTACTTATTGCAGCCCTTGGCCGCGTAGGTGTTCAAACGGCATCTGTTGTCGCTGTGATTGGTGCGGCAGGTCTTGCTGTTGGTCTTGCTCTACAAGGTTCGCTATCAAACTTTGCGGCAGGTGTGCTTATCGTTGCATTCCGCCCATTCAAATCTGGTGACTATGTAGAAATCGGTGGTGTAGCAGGTAGCGTTGAAGCGATTCAAATCTTCCAGACGGTTCTGAAAACCCCAGATAACAAAATGGTTGTTGTGCCTAACTCTTCTGTTATCGGTGGTGCAATCACAAACTACTCTCGCCATTCCACTCGTCGTGTTGACCTCGTAATAGGTGTTTCTTACAAAGCTGATTTACAACTGACTAAGAAAGTGATTCGTGAAACACTGGAAAAAGATCCACGTATTCTGAAAGATCCAGACATGACAATCGGTGTACTGGCTCTTGCTGATTCTTCAGTTAACTTTGTTGTGCGCCCTTGGGTTAAAACAGCAGATTACTGGCCAGTTTACTTTGATTCGATGCAAGGCATTAAAGAAGCATTGGATGCGAATGGTATCGAAATTCCGTTCCCACAGATGGATGTTCACCTGAACAGAGTCGAAGCTTAA
- a CDS encoding phosphoglycerate kinase: MSVIKMTDLDLAGKRVFIRADLNVPVKDGKVTSDARIIASLPTIKHCLEAGAKVMVTSHLGRPTEGEYAEEFSLQPVVNYLNDALDCEVKLAKDYLDGLELNAGELVVLENVRFNKGEKKNEEELSKKYAALCDVFVMDAFGTAHRAQASTHGVGMHAPVACAGPLLANELEALGKAMDKPARPMVAIVGGSKVSTKLTVLESLSKIADQLVVGGGIANTFIAAAGHNVGKSLYEADLVDTAKKLMDECAIPVATDVACAKAFDENAEAEIKDVSEVQDDDMIFDLGPDSTAALAEILKNAKTILWNGPVGVFEFKNFEAGTKGISEAIAASEGFSVAGGGDTLAAIDKFGIKADVSYISTGGGAFLEFVEGKVLPAVEMLEARAK, from the coding sequence ATGTCTGTAATCAAGATGACTGACCTGGATCTTGCAGGTAAACGTGTATTTATCCGTGCTGACCTAAACGTGCCAGTAAAAGACGGTAAAGTAACTTCAGATGCACGTATCATCGCATCTCTTCCTACTATTAAGCACTGCCTAGAAGCAGGCGCTAAAGTAATGGTTACTTCTCACCTAGGTCGCCCAACTGAAGGTGAATACGCTGAAGAGTTCTCTCTACAACCTGTTGTTAACTACCTAAACGACGCACTTGATTGCGAAGTTAAACTAGCAAAAGATTACCTAGATGGCCTAGAGCTAAACGCGGGTGAACTAGTCGTTCTAGAAAACGTTCGCTTCAACAAAGGCGAGAAGAAAAACGAAGAAGAGCTATCTAAGAAATACGCAGCACTATGTGACGTATTTGTAATGGATGCATTCGGTACTGCTCACCGTGCTCAAGCGTCTACTCACGGAGTTGGTATGCACGCTCCTGTAGCTTGTGCTGGTCCTCTGCTAGCAAACGAACTAGAAGCACTAGGCAAAGCAATGGACAAGCCAGCTCGTCCAATGGTTGCAATCGTAGGTGGTTCAAAAGTTTCTACTAAACTGACTGTTCTTGAGTCTCTGTCGAAAATCGCTGACCAACTTGTTGTTGGCGGTGGTATCGCAAACACGTTCATCGCAGCTGCTGGCCACAACGTTGGTAAGTCTCTATACGAAGCAGACCTAGTAGATACAGCTAAGAAGCTAATGGATGAGTGTGCAATTCCAGTAGCAACTGACGTTGCATGTGCTAAAGCGTTTGACGAAAACGCAGAAGCTGAAATCAAAGATGTTTCTGAAGTACAAGACGACGACATGATCTTCGACCTTGGTCCAGATTCAACGGCAGCACTGGCTGAAATTCTTAAGAACGCGAAAACTATCCTGTGGAATGGTCCTGTAGGTGTATTCGAATTCAAGAACTTCGAAGCAGGTACTAAAGGTATCTCTGAAGCGATCGCAGCTTCTGAAGGCTTCTCTGTTGCAGGTGGTGGTGACACGCTAGCAGCTATCGACAAGTTCGGTATCAAAGCTGACGTCTCTTACATCTCTACTGGCGGCGGCGCTTTCCTAGAGTTCGTAGAAGGTAAAGTACTTCCAGCAGTTGAAATGCTAGAAGCACGCGCTAAGTAA
- the epd gene encoding erythrose-4-phosphate dehydrogenase, with protein sequence MLKVAINGFGRIGRNVLRAVYESGKHQQIKVVAVNELAQPEAMAHLLQYDTSHGRFGKKISHDQEHLYVHHSSCRQGSSLQITGEYDAIRILHLADIELLPWRDLEVDIVLDCTGVYGSKADGLAHIAAGAKKVLFSHPGAADVDNTIIYGVNHETLKDEHVVVSNGSCTTNCIVPIIKVLDEAFGIESGTITTIHSSMNDQQVIDAYHSDLRRTRAASQSIIPVDTKLHKGIERIFPKFSNKFEAISVRVPTVNVTAMDLSVSISTNVKVNDVNQTIVNASQCTLRDIVDYTESPLVSIDFNHDPHSAIVDGTQTRVSNGQLVKMLVWCDNEWGFANRMLDTALAMHTAN encoded by the coding sequence ATGTTAAAAGTTGCGATTAATGGTTTTGGGCGTATAGGTCGTAATGTTCTGCGAGCTGTGTATGAAAGTGGCAAACATCAGCAGATCAAGGTTGTTGCAGTAAACGAGCTGGCTCAGCCCGAAGCAATGGCGCACTTACTTCAATATGACACCAGTCATGGCCGCTTTGGTAAGAAGATTTCCCACGACCAAGAACACCTCTACGTTCATCATAGCTCATGCCGTCAAGGCTCAAGTCTCCAAATCACAGGCGAGTACGATGCGATTCGCATCCTTCACCTTGCTGATATTGAGCTTCTGCCCTGGCGAGATCTTGAAGTCGATATCGTATTAGACTGTACCGGTGTTTATGGCTCTAAAGCGGATGGTTTAGCACACATCGCTGCAGGTGCGAAGAAAGTACTCTTTTCCCACCCGGGTGCTGCAGATGTCGATAACACCATTATCTACGGTGTGAATCATGAAACACTAAAAGATGAGCACGTCGTTGTTTCTAACGGTTCCTGTACGACTAACTGTATTGTTCCTATCATTAAAGTTTTAGATGAAGCATTTGGGATTGAGTCTGGCACGATAACGACTATCCATTCATCGATGAACGACCAGCAGGTTATCGACGCGTATCATAGTGATTTACGACGTACACGTGCCGCAAGCCAATCTATTATCCCCGTTGATACCAAATTGCATAAAGGGATTGAAAGAATCTTCCCGAAATTTTCTAACAAATTTGAAGCGATTTCTGTTCGGGTTCCGACAGTTAACGTCACTGCAATGGATTTAAGTGTCTCAATTAGTACAAATGTGAAAGTTAATGACGTAAATCAAACCATTGTGAACGCATCTCAGTGTACATTACGTGACATTGTTGACTATACTGAATCGCCACTTGTTTCCATCGATTTTAACCACGACCCCCATAGTGCAATAGTGGATGGAACTCAGACCAGAGTGAGTAACGGGCAGTTAGTTAAAATGCTCGTATGGTGCGATAACGAATGGGGCTTTGCTAATCGGATGCTGGATACCGCTTTAGCAATGCATACTGCGAATTAA
- the rpiA gene encoding ribose-5-phosphate isomerase RpiA — MTQDEMKKAAGWAALKYVEKGSIVGVGTGSTVNHFIDALGTIKDDIKGAVSSSVASTERLKELGIEVFECNDVIKLDVYVDGADEINPTRDMIKGGGAALTREKIVAAISEKFVCIVDDTKAVDVLGQFPLPVEVIPMARSYVARELVKLGGDPAYREGVVTDNGNIILDVHNMKITNPKEMEDKINSIAGVVTNGLFAHRGADVVITGTPEGAKIEE, encoded by the coding sequence ATGACTCAAGATGAAATGAAAAAAGCGGCTGGTTGGGCAGCATTAAAATATGTTGAAAAAGGCAGCATTGTTGGTGTTGGTACCGGCTCTACCGTGAATCACTTCATCGATGCACTAGGTACAATCAAAGACGATATCAAAGGTGCTGTCTCTAGCTCTGTTGCTTCTACTGAGCGCCTGAAGGAGCTTGGTATTGAAGTATTTGAGTGTAACGACGTAATTAAGCTGGATGTTTATGTTGATGGCGCTGATGAAATCAACCCGACACGTGACATGATCAAAGGTGGTGGTGCAGCGCTGACTCGTGAAAAAATCGTCGCAGCAATCTCTGAAAAATTCGTGTGTATAGTCGATGATACCAAAGCAGTTGACGTACTAGGCCAGTTCCCGTTACCTGTAGAAGTTATCCCAATGGCCCGCTCTTACGTTGCTCGTGAGCTGGTGAAACTTGGTGGTGATCCGGCGTACCGTGAAGGTGTGGTAACAGATAATGGCAACATTATTCTGGACGTACACAACATGAAGATTACTAACCCGAAAGAGATGGAAGACAAAATCAACAGCATCGCAGGTGTTGTAACCAATGGTCTTTTTGCTCATCGTGGTGCCGACGTAGTCATTACGGGCACACCAGAAGGCGCAAAAATCGAAGAGTAA
- a CDS encoding oxidative stress defense protein, with translation MKLYSCLLASVLSFASISALASTPEFAHITTTGYGEVVAAPDMATFSVKVVDTTMTAEQAKQSVDETVDEFLKKLSAAGLSKDSVTSSNLYLAPQYHYPKSGKPELVGYRATRGINVTVTDLSRLNDYLDMAIQAGINQVDNIQLKVSNQTEFQQKARMEAIKDARESAASLASGFDKQLGDIWRVNYNHTYPEPVLMRSVALDSKQHVNSYQDSTMVIRDQVEVIYKLK, from the coding sequence GTGAAGCTGTACTCGTGTTTGTTAGCCTCTGTACTCAGCTTTGCGAGTATTTCTGCTCTGGCCAGCACGCCAGAATTCGCTCATATTACGACGACTGGTTACGGTGAAGTTGTTGCAGCGCCCGATATGGCAACGTTCTCTGTTAAAGTCGTTGATACGACAATGACTGCAGAGCAAGCAAAACAGTCGGTGGATGAAACGGTCGATGAATTTTTGAAAAAACTATCTGCTGCTGGCTTATCGAAAGATAGTGTCACAAGCTCGAATCTGTATCTTGCCCCGCAATATCATTATCCGAAGTCAGGTAAGCCTGAGTTAGTAGGTTACCGGGCCACGCGCGGTATTAACGTTACGGTAACGGACTTATCTCGCCTTAATGATTATCTGGATATGGCAATACAAGCGGGTATTAATCAGGTGGATAATATTCAGCTTAAGGTGAGTAATCAGACTGAGTTTCAGCAGAAGGCGCGCATGGAGGCAATTAAGGATGCCAGAGAAAGTGCAGCTTCATTAGCATCGGGATTTGATAAGCAACTTGGCGACATCTGGCGCGTGAACTATAACCACACCTATCCTGAGCCGGTACTGATGCGCTCAGTGGCATTAGATAGTAAACAGCATGTGAACAGTTACCAAGACTCAACAATGGTGATCCGGGATCAGGTTGAGGTGATCTACAAGCTGAAGTAA
- the fbaA gene encoding class II fructose-bisphosphate aldolase gives MSKIFDFVKPGVISGDDVQKVFEVAKENNFALPAVNVVGTDSVNAVLEAAAKVKAPVVVQFSNGGAAFFAGKGVKLEGQGAQILGAIAGAKYVHTVAEAYGVPVILHTDHAAKKLLPWIDGLLDAGEEHFAQTGKPLFSSHMIDLSEESLEENIEICAKYLERMSKMNMTLEIELGCTGGEEDGVDNSHMDASELYTSPEDVAYAYEKLVAVSPRFTIAASFGNVHGVYKPGNVVLTPTILRDSQAHVSEKFGLPANSLNFVFHGGSGSSQEEIQESIGYGVIKMNIDTDTQWATWDGIRQYEAENHDYLQGQIGNPTGEDAPNKKYYDPRVWLRAGQASMVARLEQAFADLNAVDVL, from the coding sequence ATGTCTAAGATCTTCGACTTCGTAAAACCAGGTGTTATCTCTGGTGATGACGTTCAAAAAGTTTTTGAAGTAGCGAAAGAAAATAACTTCGCACTTCCAGCTGTAAACGTTGTAGGTACTGATTCTGTGAACGCAGTACTAGAAGCAGCAGCAAAAGTTAAAGCTCCAGTTGTTGTTCAGTTCTCTAACGGCGGTGCAGCTTTCTTCGCTGGTAAAGGCGTGAAACTTGAAGGTCAAGGCGCTCAAATCCTTGGTGCTATTGCTGGTGCTAAATACGTACACACTGTAGCTGAAGCTTACGGTGTTCCAGTAATTCTTCACACTGACCACGCAGCTAAGAAACTTCTACCATGGATTGATGGTCTTCTAGACGCTGGTGAAGAGCACTTCGCTCAAACTGGTAAGCCTCTATTCTCTTCTCACATGATTGACCTTTCTGAAGAGTCTCTAGAAGAGAACATCGAAATCTGTGCTAAGTACCTAGAGCGCATGTCTAAAATGAACATGACTCTTGAAATCGAACTAGGTTGTACTGGTGGCGAAGAAGACGGTGTTGATAACTCTCACATGGACGCATCTGAGCTTTACACTTCTCCAGAAGACGTTGCTTACGCTTACGAGAAACTAGTTGCAGTTAGCCCACGTTTCACTATCGCAGCATCTTTCGGTAACGTACACGGTGTTTACAAGCCTGGTAACGTTGTTCTGACTCCAACTATCCTACGTGATTCACAAGCGCACGTTTCTGAGAAGTTCGGCCTACCTGCTAACTCTCTGAACTTCGTATTCCACGGCGGTTCTGGTTCTTCTCAAGAAGAAATCCAAGAGTCTATCGGCTACGGTGTTATCAAAATGAACATCGATACTGATACGCAGTGGGCAACTTGGGATGGTATCCGTCAGTACGAAGCGGAAAACCACGATTACCTGCAAGGTCAAATCGGTAACCCTACTGGCGAAGACGCGCCAAACAAGAAGTACTACGACCCACGTGTATGGCTACGTGCTGGTCAGGCTTCAATGGTTGCTCGTCTTGAGCAGGCATTTGCTGACCTTAACGCAGTTGACGTACTATAA
- a CDS encoding 5-formyltetrahydrofolate cyclo-ligase, with the protein MSSSSRQDFRKLIREKRNALCSDTQFQAALDLITQFSQLPEIQHSQHIAIYLSADGELDTKPLIEWLWQQGKSIYLPVIHPFSKGQLLFHQYLNDDQLVYNKYGILEPRLDIRHLMPVKQLDLICTPLVGFDSIGHRLGMGGGYYDRTLSLWFATGEGAIPVGIAHDCQHVDRLPTESWDIPLPKIVTPSRIWQWEN; encoded by the coding sequence ATATCATCAAGCTCCCGACAAGATTTCCGAAAACTAATTCGTGAAAAACGCAACGCCCTGTGTAGTGATACCCAGTTCCAGGCGGCTCTCGACCTTATTACGCAATTTTCCCAACTCCCTGAAATACAGCATTCGCAGCACATCGCTATATATTTATCTGCGGATGGTGAGCTAGATACCAAACCACTTATCGAATGGTTATGGCAACAAGGAAAGTCGATTTACCTGCCAGTTATCCATCCCTTTTCCAAAGGTCAGCTACTGTTTCATCAGTACTTAAACGACGACCAACTGGTTTACAACAAATATGGCATTCTTGAACCCAGGCTCGATATCCGTCACCTGATGCCAGTAAAACAACTCGATCTTATCTGCACACCGTTAGTCGGTTTCGACAGTATCGGCCATCGGCTAGGCATGGGCGGCGGGTATTACGATCGTACACTTTCCCTCTGGTTCGCGACCGGTGAAGGAGCAATACCGGTTGGTATTGCTCACGATTGCCAGCATGTTGATCGCCTGCCAACTGAAAGCTGGGACATCCCACTGCCTAAGATCGTGACTCCAAGCCGAATCTGGCAATGGGAAAACTAG
- the serA gene encoding phosphoglycerate dehydrogenase: protein MAKVSLEKDKIKILLLEGLHPSSVEVLQAAGYTNIEYHKGSLPEEELIEAVKDAHFIGIRSRTNLSEEVINAANKLVAIGCFCIGTNQVDLDAAAKRGVPVFNAPFSNTRSVAELVLGQVLLLLRGIPEKNALAHRGIWKKSADNSYEARGKRLGIIGYGHIGTQLGIIAENLGMRVYYYDIENKLSLGNATQVHTMSELLNKCDVISLHVPETPETKNMMGEEEFARMKPGAIFINAARGTVVDIPALCHSLEASHLAGAAIDVFPVEPKTNADPFESPLQKFDNVILTPHVGGSTQEAQENIGVEVAGKLAKYSDNGSTLSSVNFPEVSLPEHGGECSRLLHIHKNRPGILTQINTIFAEEGINIAAQYLQTAAEIGYVVIDVETERSEEALTKLKSIEGTIRARILH, encoded by the coding sequence ATGGCCAAAGTTTCACTGGAAAAAGACAAGATTAAGATCCTCTTACTTGAAGGACTTCACCCTTCTTCAGTTGAAGTTCTGCAAGCAGCTGGTTACACCAACATTGAATATCACAAAGGTTCACTTCCTGAGGAAGAACTGATTGAAGCCGTAAAAGATGCGCACTTCATCGGTATCCGCTCCCGAACGAATCTGTCTGAAGAAGTGATCAATGCAGCAAACAAACTGGTTGCTATTGGCTGTTTTTGTATCGGTACTAACCAAGTTGATCTGGACGCAGCAGCAAAACGCGGTGTTCCTGTATTCAATGCTCCGTTCTCAAACACACGCAGTGTAGCCGAGTTAGTACTAGGACAGGTTCTGCTGCTTCTTCGCGGCATTCCTGAGAAAAATGCACTGGCACATCGCGGCATCTGGAAAAAGAGTGCGGATAACTCATACGAAGCTCGTGGTAAGCGTTTAGGCATTATCGGTTACGGTCATATCGGTACTCAGCTGGGTATCATTGCTGAAAACTTAGGTATGCGTGTTTACTACTACGATATTGAAAACAAGTTATCACTGGGTAACGCAACGCAAGTTCACACTATGAGTGAGCTGCTGAATAAATGTGATGTCATCTCACTGCATGTTCCGGAAACACCAGAAACGAAGAACATGATGGGTGAAGAAGAATTTGCACGCATGAAGCCGGGCGCAATATTTATCAATGCAGCGCGCGGTACTGTGGTAGACATTCCAGCTCTTTGTCATAGCTTGGAAGCTAGCCACCTTGCCGGCGCAGCTATCGATGTTTTCCCGGTTGAACCAAAAACGAATGCAGACCCGTTTGAGTCTCCGCTACAGAAGTTCGACAATGTCATCCTGACACCACACGTCGGTGGTTCGACTCAAGAAGCTCAAGAGAACATCGGTGTTGAAGTTGCAGGTAAACTCGCAAAATACTCAGATAACGGTTCGACACTTTCAAGCGTCAACTTCCCTGAAGTATCACTTCCTGAACACGGTGGTGAGTGTTCTCGTCTACTACACATTCACAAAAACCGTCCTGGTATCCTGACTCAGATCAACACCATTTTTGCTGAAGAAGGCATCAACATCGCTGCGCAATACCTGCAAACGGCAGCAGAGATCGGCTATGTGGTTATCGATGTAGAAACAGAGCGCTCAGAAGAAGCTCTAACCAAACTGAAAAGCATCGAAGGCACGATTCGTGCGCGTATTCTTCACTAA
- a CDS encoding LysE/ArgO family amino acid transporter produces the protein MSFWVLLQGFGLGASMIIPIGAQNAYVLNQGIKRNHHLTTATICSILDMLFISLGIFGGGAILSQNEILLTSVTLGGIAFLGFYGFLSLRSALKPADESETRGEVIARGRRTVILGALAVTVLNPHLYLDTVVILGSIGGQFEGHDRIAFALGTIMASFVWFFTLSLGAAKLGPTLSKPKVKKGIDIAVAVMMFTIAYFLASELITKYW, from the coding sequence GTGAGCTTTTGGGTTTTGTTACAAGGGTTTGGTTTAGGGGCATCAATGATCATCCCTATTGGTGCACAGAATGCATATGTTCTAAATCAGGGTATCAAACGCAACCATCACCTGACCACAGCGACCATCTGTAGCATCCTAGATATGCTATTCATTTCTTTAGGTATTTTCGGTGGCGGTGCCATTTTATCGCAAAACGAAATTCTGCTAACCTCAGTGACACTCGGTGGTATTGCGTTTCTTGGCTTTTATGGTTTCCTCTCATTAAGAAGCGCCTTGAAACCAGCAGATGAATCGGAAACGAGAGGGGAAGTCATTGCCCGTGGACGTCGTACTGTAATTTTAGGTGCACTTGCGGTAACGGTATTGAACCCTCACCTGTATCTGGACACCGTTGTTATTCTTGGTTCTATTGGAGGCCAGTTTGAAGGCCATGACCGCATTGCATTTGCTCTTGGTACTATTATGGCTTCTTTTGTGTGGTTCTTTACCTTGTCTCTTGGCGCGGCAAAATTAGGTCCGACTCTCTCGAAACCTAAGGTGAAAAAAGGTATCGACATCGCTGTAGCCGTGATGATGTTTACCATCGCTTATTTTTTAGCTAGTGAGTTAATCACTAAATACTGGTAA